A region of Fibrobacter sp. UWP2 DNA encodes the following proteins:
- a CDS encoding glycosyltransferase family 2 protein encodes MSASVVIPTLNAERFIGALLERLLSQTVRFNEIVVIDSESTDKTVEIAKSFAGVTVLNVERRNFNHGGTRDTAIQKTTGDIILCLTQDALPVDENYAANLIAPFADDEKIAMSSGRQIARDDAPVTEKLNREFNYPEHVFVRSKEDLPRLGVKTFFSSDCCSAYRRTAYNDIGGFDKDILVNEDMKIAAQFIFAGYKIAYVGTAGVYHSHNYSLKQQFTRNFDVAAFMKMNDDLFAGVSAASEGMKMVKWILLRLAKRGRFIAAGYYVVECATKLLANKLGARYEKLSKKTRIRFALNKNYWKTHE; translated from the coding sequence ATGAGTGCGAGTGTCGTCATTCCTACGTTAAATGCGGAACGCTTCATCGGGGCTCTCCTTGAAAGGCTTTTGTCCCAGACGGTAAGGTTCAATGAGATTGTCGTCATAGATTCGGAATCTACAGACAAGACCGTCGAAATCGCCAAGTCTTTTGCTGGCGTTACCGTTCTTAATGTCGAACGCAGGAATTTTAACCATGGCGGCACTCGCGACACAGCTATTCAAAAAACGACGGGCGATATCATTCTCTGCTTGACGCAGGACGCCTTGCCCGTCGATGAAAACTACGCTGCGAACTTGATTGCGCCTTTTGCGGACGACGAAAAGATCGCGATGTCGAGCGGAAGGCAGATTGCAAGGGACGACGCCCCCGTGACGGAAAAGTTGAATCGTGAATTCAATTACCCGGAGCATGTGTTTGTCCGTAGTAAGGAAGACTTGCCGCGTCTGGGCGTCAAGACATTCTTCTCGTCGGATTGCTGCTCCGCTTATCGGAGGACGGCCTACAATGATATCGGAGGCTTTGACAAGGATATCCTGGTGAACGAGGACATGAAAATTGCCGCCCAGTTTATCTTTGCCGGTTACAAGATTGCCTATGTGGGAACCGCCGGAGTTTATCATTCCCACAATTATTCCCTAAAGCAGCAGTTTACTCGAAATTTCGATGTCGCCGCGTTCATGAAGATGAACGACGACCTGTTCGCCGGCGTGTCCGCCGCATCTGAAGGCATGAAGATGGTGAAGTGGATCCTTTTGCGCTTGGCGAAGCGGGGCCGCTTTATCGCTGCCGGCTATTATGTTGTTGAATGCGCGACAAAGCTTTTGGCGAACAAGCTGGGCGCCCGATACGAGAAATTGTCAAAAAAGACTAGAATTCGATTCGCTCTGAATAAAAACTATTGGAAAACACACGAATAG
- a CDS encoding NAD(P)-dependent oxidoreductase translates to MVACKNVVIFGGKGFIGSHLVSFLKENAPELKVYVADILADGSSPFECKVDVRNPIDIEGDFGSDTIIFNFAAVHRTPGHPDRAYFETNIRGAENVCAFAEAHGINNIVFTSSIAPYGASEDVKTEETLPTPNTPYGISKLVAEKIHQTWLAGDPNRKLSIARPGIVFGTGEHGNMTRLYAGLKKRRFAYAGRKDTVKANIYVKDLVRVMWLMANDSDRFQLYNCCSYPAPTIETIVKAMLKATKMNRCVPYIPKKPMMFAARVGGMLGGLGLGICPDRVKKLMVSTNICGKALSEKYPLKFSLEEAFADWFRDCDGKVLE, encoded by the coding sequence ATGGTCGCTTGTAAGAACGTCGTGATCTTTGGTGGCAAGGGCTTTATTGGCTCGCATTTGGTTTCTTTTCTGAAGGAAAACGCTCCGGAATTGAAGGTTTATGTGGCCGATATCTTGGCAGATGGGTCGAGCCCATTTGAATGCAAGGTGGATGTGCGTAATCCGATAGACATTGAAGGTGACTTCGGCTCGGATACTATCATTTTCAATTTTGCTGCGGTCCATCGTACTCCGGGACATCCTGATAGGGCTTACTTCGAAACGAATATCCGTGGTGCGGAAAACGTTTGTGCGTTTGCCGAGGCGCATGGTATCAACAACATTGTTTTTACCAGTAGCATCGCCCCATACGGGGCGTCCGAAGACGTCAAGACCGAGGAAACTCTGCCGACTCCAAATACCCCGTATGGCATTTCCAAGCTGGTGGCTGAAAAAATACACCAGACATGGCTTGCGGGCGACCCGAATCGGAAACTGTCCATTGCGCGTCCTGGAATTGTTTTTGGTACGGGCGAACACGGCAACATGACTCGTCTGTATGCGGGGTTGAAAAAGCGCCGCTTTGCCTATGCCGGCCGCAAGGATACGGTCAAGGCGAATATCTACGTGAAGGACTTGGTCCGCGTGATGTGGCTGATGGCCAACGATTCCGATAGGTTCCAGTTGTACAATTGCTGTTCTTATCCGGCCCCTACGATTGAAACCATTGTCAAGGCGATGCTCAAGGCGACGAAAATGAATCGCTGCGTTCCCTATATCCCCAAAAAGCCCATGATGTTTGCTGCACGCGTTGGTGGAATGCTCGGCGGGCTCGGTTTGGGAATATGTCCCGATCGCGTTAAAAAGCTTATGGTCAGCACCAACATCTGTGGCAAGGCCCTGTCGGAAAAGTACCCGTTGAAGTTCTCTCTGGAAGAAGCCTTCGCGGACTGGTTCAGGGATTGCGACGGAAAGGTCCTCGAATGA